The Drosophila gunungcola strain Sukarami chromosome 2R unlocalized genomic scaffold, Dgunungcola_SK_2 000013F, whole genome shotgun sequence genome includes the window CATCCATACTTGTCTCTTAAGGGACACAGTGCCTCCTTGGCCGCACTTTTGAATCTTACAATCAGACTAGAATCGAGGAACACATCATCTCACTACCAAAGCTTATATTGGGTAGGACTTACTTGGAGTTGGGATAGTGCTTATGGAGCTTGTAAACCTCGTACTCATTGTCCACCGTGCCATTGACCACCATCTGCTCCTTAGCGTACTTCAAGTGGCTGACTGGACGACAAGGATGTGCAAAGATAATGCGCTCAGGTGAAACGCCCAAGCCAAGAACCTACAAAAGCAACAGAGTTTACAATAAGTTTCAATGACCTTATTATCTCAAATAAGTTACaggacaaataaataaattaattttttttaattattataaaaaaattgctaggacttttaaattaatttcctttttgtttattgtgtaGCGTCTATAGTCTATTCAcgtacaaaaaacaattaataaaacttaaatgattatttattCCATGATAGTTTTCTATGTTCTCTAAGAAAAGattttaatgtatattttaattaacaaaaacttaTGGCAGCTTTCCCTATTTGCTAACGTTAAAATACAACTCTCAAAGAAAACCCACCAATTTGAGTTCGTTTTTGGAGGCGCAGTCGAATCCAGTACCAAGATCCGCCAGAAACTTGACCACAACCGGATCGTCATTGCACTTGACGGCGTAGTGGGGCTTAATCCTGGGCAGCAGTTTCTGCCAGAGGCGAAGTTTTCGCTCCAAGCTGGAAAGATCGCAGATATTGAGGGCCGGGTCCAAGTTCTGCAAATCAAACTGCTCAATCGCCCGACGGATGTTGAGCTCGTTCTCGTAGAAGTGGATTTCGGGGACACCGCTCGCCATCTCGCACAGATTACAACTGACCGCTTTGAGATAGAGTGATCTTGAACTCATAAGTCTTATCAGTGCGAAATTTGCAAAGTCATAACAAGGCGGCCTGGTTTGGCacaccaacaaaataaaagatcaTGCTCTACTATAGTCAAAATGTATTCATCAGAAcatattgcatacttttacgTTGTGTTTTGTGCAAGATCCTAAATGTATAGTATCTTAAAATAGGTCGAAAACTCATCTCATCTaatcgaaaatattttcataccCAAAAGCTAAAAATTTGGTGTATGTAACGTTTTGAAAAAGGCTAGCAAAAAATTGCGACTTGTTTTTTGGCTTAAATcaaaacatatattattaaagGTAAAGTTTATTTGCCTACTAACTCGAGGTAATGTTtggttataatatttttatttctacaCTATAACTCCCTCCCCctcctaaaaaaaatttaaaaaaaataaaaaaattcaaatgttgTCAACtttgatttgtaaataatttgtatttttacttCCTGGTTTCGTAGCAAAAAAAATCTCTAGCAcacattttaatatgaaaaaactTGAAATCAAACAAGAAAAGATTTCCTGTTGATAACATGTGCAAGCCAGTGTTGATTTAATAGCTTTTAACAAACGGTTTAGTCATATTGCCCGGAAGTACAGAGTCTTGGGGACATCAAATCCATTGAATGGACTGGCAATGGGCATTGTGTAGGCTCCCATGTTGCGAAATCCCAAAAGATCGCCTCGGTTCATGTTGGGCAAGAACAAATTCTCCGATATCTAAGGGGTAAGAAAAACGAGTCTTAATATAGCTGGAACAAAAGCCAAATGTTTGCCCACCTTATCAAAAGCGTCGCAACTGGGTCCCCAAATCAGTGACTTCAATTGGGGCAAGACATTCGTTTCATCCtgaaaaatggttttaagtttatttatttttttttaagtaatgcCCTAAACGCAAGTGTTTTGgagttaaaaatttattttagtgaaataaaatctattgaacacaaaaaaaaacaaaacaaaaatttagttttgataaatgataattaaaaacagacagtattaaagtatagattttaattcaatacaaataaattaacccCTATTcttctaagtttttttttctaaaccgTCGAGACGAAAACTTTAGAGTAAAGCCTTATTTTAAGCCGCCTAAGTGTTGTTTCAGTACTTTTAAGGTATCAGTTTAATACTCATCTTATTAAGAAATATGAATAGTATAAAATTCTTGTAACAATAGTTTATTTcctatgaacaatttttttttttgggtgtagaTACTTAATTAGCAATGCTACAAACTGCtttccatttaaaaacataatgcAAATACTATCTCATTAAATGCACCGAATGTAAGTTTAAAACACcttctgaaaaataatatttaaaataactactTACTAGATAATGCTCAGCAGTCACCACTTGATGGTCGTACAGAATGCAGTTGAAAGATCCATAGACGCCGTCATTAAGGTAGTACATCACGGTGTCCAGCTTTCCAGACTCATTGCGAACCTCCCGCTTGGCATGGATCTTGCAGACCAATGTGTAAGCAGCCGCCACAAAGAAACGTCCTGGTTCGGCAATTATTTGGACACGTTCATCGGGGAAATGTCGCTTCACCGAGGTGTTGACACTCTCGGCTATCtgtaaaatagttttctttgTGCCATTGCGTTAACAACTGAGCTTTTTCTCCACCTACCCTCGCAAACTTTTCGTCATCGCTGCCGGGAAAGCCGCCTCCAATGTCCAAAAAGTCCATGTCATAGCCCAGCAGCCCGCCGTATTTGAAAAGATTATTTGCCTTCTTGATGGCCCGGTCGTAGGCCTCCAGCTCGCTGCATCCGGAACCCACATGGAAACTGGTGCCAGTAACCTTCAGATCCAAGGACTTTGCCAGCAGCATTAGGGCAGCGgcatccacatccgcatcGCAGCCAAACTTATCGCCCAGCGGACACTGCGCCTCCTTGGCCTCGCTTTTGAATCTCACAATTAGGCTGGCATTGAGAAGTAGATGAGCATGAGCACTGCTTAAAGTTTAGATTGGGTAGGACTTACTTGGAGTTGGCATAGTGCTTGTGCAGCTTGTACACCTCAAACTCATTGTCTACGGTGCCATTGGCCACCTGGTTGTCCCTGGCGTACTCCAAATGGCTGACAGGTCGGCAGGGATTCGCAAAGATAATGCGCTCTGGTGACACATCAAAGCCTAGGACctataaagttaaaaatgatAGTGTTTATGTACGTATTCACGAAATAAGGAATAAAGATAAAGTCTTAAGAGTGGGGTTGCTTGACATAAATTACCAGAACcctaaatacaatttttatagtaactaaatacttatactttaataccatctgtagtttattttcagaCTTGGCTGGTATACAATTTCAGTGGATGACGAGAACGGAAGGTTATACGCATTGTtcttagaaataaaatttaaaaaaaaataaagggaagGTAAAGATTTCCTACATCAGAATTCAACTGACTCAACTATGATTACAATTAGGTCAAAGTTAATAAAGTACCATTTGCCTTGAGATTTTCTCAAAATGCGTTAGCCATAGCTATAGGATAAGCTGCCAAATATCTGTTACACAGAAAATTTTTGCCGATTTTTATACGTACACTGAtaatgtttaacaaaaaaaacctggCCGATCGGACAAATACATATTATGGCTGCAATTTAATAATGCggtttaaaattgataattgCGTATacctctcttttttttatttttattatttcttatcCATTTCTTAACGACAAGGGTATTAAACTTCGGCTTCACAAAGTGAGCTCCCGTTTTCgatttaataacaaaagcGAAGAAGACTGTCTGTTGCTAGGTTAATCTAAGGTTTCTGTACAATCAATAGCTTATTTTATTACTATAAGTGATTACAATTTCTGCTCTTAAGTAACACAAAGTTGTAGTGCTAATACATTATCACGTCTCTCACTTTAATCTCATATGCTCAATCACTGAATTCATTCAACCTTTCTATAGGAGACCCACCAGTTTCAGTTCATTTTTAGAGGCGCAGTCGAATCCGGCTCCTAACTCGGCCAGCAGCTTGACCACCACGGGATCGTCGTTGCACTTGACGGCGTAGTAGGGCTTAATCCGGGGCAGGAGCTTCTGCCAAAGGCGATGCTTCCTCTCCACACTGGACAGGTCGCAGATGTTGAGGGCCTGGTCCAGAGCCTGCAGATCGGACTGCTCGATCACCCGGCGGATGTTGAGTTCGTCCCCGTCGTAGTACTGAATTTCTGGGTTACCGCTCGGCATCTCGCACTACTCGCAACTGACTATGGCACTCCAGCCCCTCCAGCTAATCccttaatatatatacaatatatattgtatacaATTGTTATCAGTCAACGACTTGTGTCCGAATCGCAACAGACTTGCGAAACATTTAGGAGAGCACGCACCGATGGTGTTCCTCAGCTGGCAACAATGAGGCACTAATTAGCGGCAAAAGGTCAAGCGATTGAGACTGAGCCGTTACACCGTCGCCCCTGGATTCGAATGAATATTTGCCAGTATGCGTAATTTACAACCAACAATATTTGGCAtcgtaaataattttaatgcccTCGCGCCGCTGCACGAGCAtgtaaaactaataaaatgtaaatttcgAACCGGAGCAATTGCCGGAGTGGCCATCAAGTCGTGCATAATCGACACTTGCCCCGCGGACATGACGCACTTCACACCGCCTTTGGAATCGTAATCGCATCAAACCCCTACACACACCCCTAGAAAATTGCACGGCAATgacaataataaaagtaataataatagaagTGTGCGTGTCGGCAGGGAGGGTGGTTGTGGTCTGTTGTCCTGGCCAATTTAGATGCCACCCCTCGTCGACTGCGTCCAAAcgggcaattaaaaattaaaatcaaacttttgTAATCGATATTGGCAATTGCCGCTCTTCATCGCCAGCTTGCGATGGAGTGTCCTGCTATCAATCAACCATTAATTGGTTAGGCTCATCAATATTTTTTCGCACACCCTTTGGCCTTAGGCGAAGATgttataaccaacaaaaaaaaaaaaaaaataggagtTGGAATCCGCAGAATGATAACTGTCAGAAACCACAGACAAGAGTATTGAGCGATGACCGAAAAAAGGATCTTGTCATGCTCGAAAATCCAAGGAATCGAATATATCCGAATCATTGCGATTTGATTGCAATTTGCTGCGAGTGTCATCATTCACTCGGCATCAGTTTTTCAGTTTCGAATGCGATTTCAAAGCTAACCCGAAACCGCAGCGAGCACTCCTCACTTTGAGTGATGTGACAAATCGACGCCAGGCTGAAAAGTGCCcacaaaaaatacagaaacGGAAACCCCGACAATTTTAAGCATGCTGAATTGTAAAACTGGTTTCGCCCTATTTCTGTACAactaaatgcatttaaatcatttgGTTAATTTGCTGGAAATTTACATGTAAATGTCATTAGTTCAGTCGTCAGACCCAGCAATTCCCAaagcatttaatttgaaatcaaGATCTATTATGGCTTAGGGGGAAAATAAACTCAAATCTatctaattatttttcaaaaactatggttttctaaatatttagCCCGTTCGAAATCGTTACATCAAAACAGAGCCACATTTCAGCAAACGTAAAGAGGAAATTTGAGTTATCAATCAGTTTTTTCCACGTTGTGTCTGTCTTTTTAATACGTTTCGTTATCATTTTTAGTCAGGAAgactttattttgaatataaattcAAACCAGACTGCTGATAAGACAAAATCTCACTCGCTctattttcaaagaaaatatggAGCAACATGAGTTAGTTTAATTTTGAGATTTATACTGAACTAAGAGTGTTTAATTATAATAGACGATTACAATCCAATACACATATTATCTCTTTTCAAttgaaagtaaataaatataattaaacaaaaagattggcaagtaacaaaaaaatcaattacttGGTGGTTGTATTACATTAATagtgtaatattttttcttaaatatttacttagttaaataatagttaaaataatttacccATTTGCTTGTACAAATTATTGAACTAATGATTTAACTATAAAGCCAAAAATTACACGTTACTTGCCAAGTTCTAAATACTAAAAAGGTGTTATTATCAACATGCGTTTAATTTCTGTTCAAAGGAATTATAGAAAAAATCGCTTCCACATGAACATTCATGGCATTCACACACtatttataacataatttgCATGGTAAATACTATATATTGTGCCATAGTTATATGACCACCTCCCGCAAGTTTAGCGGCAACCCTCTTCAGAAATAGTTTCATAATAAACTTGCCATGGATGGCAGCGCCAAGTTGGCGCCCTCAACAGCCACACGAACAATAATAATCAGGGAGCAGGACTCACCTTTGGCCCACAGTAGCGCTTAGCGCCCCAGGCACTTGACCGCTGATTCGAGGGCCCTCGTTTCAGGGGATCTGCAGGGGGTAAGGTATATGGgaaggggggaggggggagTGGGCTCGAAGCCGGGCCATTACCGCATTAGGGGCGACCCACTCGAGATTCCCAATCTGTGCGCCTGGATTAAACTGCGCCTGTGCCAACAGAGGCTCTCACTGGCACTTGCACTGCTCCTCAGTACACAGTAAGAAATGGCACGCCACTTTGCCAACTAATAAGCATTAGTTGTTCCTCATAATGTCTAACACAACTTtgttacatatttatttgtgctaacaaaaaaaaacagtgtgatttttaagttttgaaatatCAATATCGTTTGTTTAATAATCGCTACCCGGTGCGCCAGAGTGCTTAGAATTTCTTTTTAGTCATTCCATAAgcttttgtaaaataattaaaacattgtaaatatctaaaaataattaatttaaatctctGATGAGTTTACATATTCTTGATGCAATACTCTTTTATTGAAACACCGATC containing:
- the LOC128256177 gene encoding ornithine decarboxylase 1 — encoded protein: MPSGNPEIQYYDGDELNIRRVIEQSDLQALDQALNICDLSSVERKHRLWQKLLPRIKPYYAVKCNDDPVVVKLLAELGAGFDCASKNELKLVLGFDVSPERIIFANPCRPVSHLEYARDNQVANGTVDNEFEVYKLHKHYANSNLIVRFKSEAKEAQCPLGDKFGCDADVDAAALMLLAKSLDLKVTGTSFHVGSGCSELEAYDRAIKKANNLFKYGGLLGYDMDFLDIGGGFPGSDDEKFARIAESVNTSVKRHFPDERVQIIAEPGRFFVAAAYTLVCKIHAKREVRNESGKLDTVMYYLNDGVYGSFNCILYDHQVVTAEHYLDETNVLPQLKSLIWGPSCDAFDKISENLFLPNMNRGDLLGFRNMGAYTMPIASPFNGFDVPKTLYFRAI